A window of the Acidobacteriota bacterium genome harbors these coding sequences:
- a CDS encoding PBP1A family penicillin-binding protein, with protein MKKVLGLGRRGWIIIVSLHIAAAAGGVALGLVLLRDLPGIDRMDIARLSRVTILLDRHGAQLHSLGEQRRIPVTLDRVSPWLIKAVVATEDPRFMRHFGVDLKAVARAAIRNLTSHWGAEGASTITMQLARDEFLNRRKTLYRKALEAVYATQIELHYSKEDILTHYCNRVYLGHGRYGVEAASRLYFGISAAELDLPRAALLAGLIQAPERLTPFRHPQRALNRRNHVLKRMAVEGVIEPALAEKAQKAPLGLRERTPTPPRAPYFIEEVRRWLMRQYGEEAVYREGLVARTTLEPRLQQAAENAVTWGLDQYGRRHRELPEPRPLPEGTTPEEYRDPSWYQKMEEGRRVLALVEEVSADSARVRIARRSLELGLRAIRWTGRKSFEGLLEPGTLVPVRVLAVDGEGLPARVDVASDTRAQAALIAIDAATGDILALVGGKDFSRSEFDLAMQARRQAGSAFKPFIFASALEMGMLPNQQIYDTPTAVVDPGSPEPYQPENYERDYEGYVTLRHALEHSRNIPTIRLLDAIGYQPAVEMARRLGIATDLKPYPSLALGAFEVKLVDLVAAYAAFVNGGVLVTPRLVREVRHSDQRTLFRAETEAEEVLSPEVSAMMVSLLEGVVLHGTGRRAQTLGRPVGGKTGTTDEYTDAWFVGFTPSIAVGVWVGLEQRESLGKRETGARAALPIWTRFLDRGLAGEPIEEFLRPPGVRRTLVDAATGLRSRRGAPCGKVILETFPRNREPRRACSARENRRLTLPYPLQVYPIDENGALLIPPEDAARILSLAPDRLSLLRGGRRLRWAWGKKNGTIELAWSREERLAFYDALPMAADEAALRREAIREFREEYERKLEEMRAAGEDTEALPGWEQALPAELRSGVDGWPAEVLVVNRSGRLRLPRHPVDPGESR; from the coding sequence ATGAAGAAAGTCCTCGGACTCGGCCGCCGTGGCTGGATCATCATCGTCTCGCTGCACATCGCCGCCGCCGCCGGCGGTGTGGCCCTGGGACTGGTCCTCTTGCGGGATCTGCCGGGCATCGACCGCATGGACATCGCGCGTCTGTCCCGGGTGACGATCCTTCTCGACCGCCACGGGGCCCAACTGCACAGCCTGGGCGAACAGCGACGCATTCCCGTCACTCTCGACCGTGTCAGTCCCTGGCTGATCAAGGCCGTCGTCGCCACCGAAGATCCACGTTTCATGCGGCACTTCGGCGTCGACCTCAAGGCCGTCGCCCGGGCGGCCATCCGCAACCTGACTTCCCACTGGGGAGCGGAGGGAGCCAGTACGATCACCATGCAGCTCGCGCGCGACGAGTTTCTCAACCGACGCAAAACCCTCTACCGCAAGGCCCTCGAAGCGGTCTACGCGACCCAGATCGAGCTGCACTACAGCAAGGAGGACATCCTCACCCACTACTGCAACCGGGTCTACCTGGGCCATGGCCGCTACGGCGTCGAAGCCGCTTCCCGGCTCTACTTCGGGATCAGCGCCGCCGAGTTGGACCTGCCGCGGGCGGCCCTGCTGGCCGGACTGATCCAGGCCCCCGAGCGGCTGACCCCGTTTCGTCATCCCCAGCGGGCGCTCAACCGGCGCAACCACGTGCTCAAGCGGATGGCCGTCGAGGGCGTCATCGAGCCGGCCCTGGCGGAAAAGGCTCAAAAGGCCCCCCTGGGACTGCGGGAACGCACTCCCACTCCGCCGCGGGCTCCCTATTTCATCGAGGAGGTGCGGCGCTGGCTGATGCGCCAGTACGGCGAGGAGGCGGTCTACCGGGAGGGCCTGGTGGCCCGGACAACCCTCGAACCCCGGCTGCAGCAAGCGGCTGAAAACGCCGTGACATGGGGTCTCGATCAGTACGGCCGGCGACACCGGGAATTGCCCGAGCCCCGCCCCCTGCCCGAAGGAACCACCCCGGAGGAGTACCGCGACCCCTCGTGGTACCAGAAAATGGAGGAAGGCCGCCGGGTGCTGGCCCTGGTCGAGGAGGTCTCGGCCGACAGCGCCCGGGTCCGCATCGCCCGGCGCAGCCTCGAGCTGGGGCTCCGGGCCATTCGCTGGACGGGCAGGAAGAGCTTCGAGGGTCTGCTCGAACCGGGCACCCTGGTGCCCGTGCGCGTGCTGGCCGTCGACGGGGAAGGCCTTCCCGCTCGTGTCGACGTGGCTTCCGACACCCGGGCCCAGGCGGCACTGATCGCCATCGATGCGGCCACCGGCGACATCCTCGCCCTGGTGGGCGGCAAGGACTTCTCCCGCAGCGAATTCGACCTGGCGATGCAGGCCCGGCGCCAGGCGGGGTCGGCTTTCAAGCCCTTCATTTTCGCCTCCGCCCTGGAAATGGGCATGCTGCCGAACCAGCAGATCTACGACACGCCGACCGCGGTGGTCGATCCGGGCTCTCCGGAGCCCTACCAGCCGGAGAACTACGAACGCGACTACGAGGGCTACGTGACTCTGCGCCACGCCCTCGAGCATTCCCGCAACATTCCGACGATCCGTCTGCTCGACGCCATCGGCTATCAGCCGGCGGTGGAGATGGCGCGTCGCCTCGGCATCGCCACCGACCTCAAGCCCTACCCGTCCCTCGCCCTGGGCGCTTTCGAGGTCAAACTGGTCGACCTGGTCGCCGCCTACGCCGCCTTCGTCAACGGTGGCGTGCTGGTGACGCCACGGCTGGTGCGCGAGGTACGCCACTCCGATCAGCGCACGCTCTTCCGCGCCGAAACCGAAGCCGAGGAGGTGCTCTCGCCGGAGGTCTCGGCGATGATGGTCTCGCTGCTGGAAGGTGTGGTGCTCCACGGCACGGGCAGGCGCGCCCAGACACTCGGCCGGCCCGTGGGAGGCAAGACGGGCACCACCGACGAGTACACCGACGCCTGGTTCGTGGGCTTTACTCCATCGATCGCCGTGGGAGTGTGGGTCGGGCTCGAACAGCGGGAAAGCCTCGGCAAGCGGGAGACCGGCGCGCGGGCCGCGCTGCCCATCTGGACCCGTTTTCTCGACCGCGGCCTGGCCGGCGAGCCCATCGAGGAGTTTCTCCGCCCCCCCGGGGTCCGCCGCACCCTGGTGGATGCCGCCACGGGGCTGCGCTCCCGGCGCGGCGCTCCCTGCGGCAAGGTGATCCTCGAGACCTTCCCCAGAAACCGGGAACCCCGCCGGGCCTGTTCGGCCCGCGAGAACCGGCGCCTGACCCTGCCCTATCCCTTGCAGGTCTATCCCATCGACGAAAACGGTGCCTTGCTGATCCCCCCGGAGGATGCGGCGCGCATCCTCTCCCTCGCCCCGGACCGCCTTTCCCTGCTCCGGGGTGGCCGTCGGCTCCGCTGGGCCTGGGGCAAGAAGAACGGCACCATCGAGTTGGCCTGGAGTCGCGAGGAACGGCTGGCCTTCTACGATGCCCTGCCCATGGCGGCGGACGAAGCCGCGCTGAGGCGGGAAGCGATTCGCGAATTCCGCGAAGAGTACGAGCGGAAGCTCGAGGAGATGCGCGCGGCCGGCGAAGACACCGAGGCTCTCCCGGGCTGGGAGCAGGCCTTGCCCGCCGAGTTGCGTTCCGGGGTCGACGGATGGCCCGCGGAGGTGCTGGTGGTCAACCGTTCCGGGCGCCTGCGCCTGCCGCGCCACCCCGTAGACCCCGGGGAGAGCCGCTGA
- a CDS encoding YbjQ family protein: MIVVSSDLIPGRRIAATLGLVKGNAVRARPVFRDIMALLRGLVGGEIPEYTKMLAETREQALDRMIGEARALDADAIVAARFITAQTMAGAAELLVYGTAVKLER; encoded by the coding sequence ATGATCGTCGTCAGTTCCGATCTCATTCCGGGCCGGCGCATCGCCGCCACCCTCGGCCTGGTCAAGGGCAACGCCGTCCGTGCCCGGCCCGTGTTTCGGGACATCATGGCCCTGCTCAGAGGGCTGGTCGGCGGCGAGATTCCCGAATACACGAAGATGCTGGCCGAAACCCGCGAGCAAGCCCTCGACCGCATGATCGGGGAGGCTCGGGCCCTGGACGCCGACGCGATCGTGGCCGCGCGTTTCATCACCGCTCAGACCATGGCCGGCGCCGCCGAATTGCTGGTCTACGGCACCGCCGTCAAGCTGGAGCGCTGA
- a CDS encoding sigma-70 family RNA polymerase sigma factor, with translation MYASEHVIPTPARPATEDDESALLHRASRGEVEAVQELLARHRDGLFGIAWGYLGDREEALDACQEALAKALAHAHRYNPRQPLSAWLNRILRNCCLDRLRRLKFRRHASLDHAREAYGLEPASGRPGPEENLLRGELRTRLRAALATLREEEREVIILRDVLDWPYARIEAFLGLSHGTLASMIHRARRRLRRQVDAYVAGPSPGKDKEGKRDP, from the coding sequence ATGTACGCATCCGAACACGTGATCCCGACACCTGCGCGACCGGCTACCGAGGACGACGAATCCGCACTTCTGCACCGGGCGAGCCGGGGCGAGGTCGAAGCCGTACAGGAGCTGCTCGCCCGCCACCGGGATGGCCTGTTCGGTATCGCCTGGGGCTACCTGGGTGACCGCGAGGAAGCCCTCGACGCCTGCCAGGAAGCCCTGGCCAAGGCCCTGGCCCACGCCCACCGGTACAATCCCCGGCAGCCCCTGTCCGCCTGGCTCAACCGGATCCTGCGCAACTGTTGCCTCGACCGCCTGCGGCGCCTGAAGTTCCGGCGTCACGCATCGCTCGACCACGCCCGCGAGGCATACGGCCTCGAACCCGCCTCCGGCCGCCCGGGCCCTGAAGAAAACCTCCTGCGGGGCGAGCTGCGCACCCGACTCCGCGCAGCCCTGGCCACCCTCCGGGAAGAGGAGCGGGAGGTGATCATTCTCCGCGACGTGCTGGACTGGCCCTACGCCAGGATCGAGGCTTTCCTGGGCCTGTCCCATGGCACCCTGGCCTCGATGATCCACCGCGCCCGCCGGCGCCTGCGCCGGCAAGTCGACGCCTACGTGGCCGGTCCATCACCGGGAAAAGACAAGGAGGGCAAGCGTGACCCGTGA
- a CDS encoding MFS transporter, producing the protein MSPGPDSRTRPATRSQVAAWCLYDFANSSFTTLVVTFVYATWFTKAMAPDEVTGTGRWSWAVTLSALIIAFAAPVIGARADRRASRKRWLVGLTLTCITATALLGLVAPPRWLLALGLFVAANVAYELGQALYNAFLPGLVDRRRLGLVSGIAWGLGYAGGLLSLVFGLLLCVWRVGPMAAWLPDTDGFNIRAANLVVAAWFLLFSLPALLLLPEPAPPDPRAAASFRQLGATLRRLAGYRQAMRLLVARLVYNDGLVTIFAFGGIYAAGTFDMSMSEIIGFGITLNLAAGAGALFFGMIDDRVGGKTVIALSLVGLIGATLIAAMAPTRTWLWVGGVAIGLLVGPNQSASRSLMARFVPPPRSAEFFGLYAFSGKLTSFAGPFLLGRLTTLAGSQRIGVASVLLFFVAGGLLLWRIDEEAGKRQAEQEEALLPTRISGEEPP; encoded by the coding sequence GTGAGCCCAGGCCCCGACAGCCGGACCCGTCCGGCCACCCGGAGCCAGGTGGCGGCGTGGTGCCTGTACGATTTCGCGAACTCCTCGTTCACGACCCTTGTCGTCACCTTCGTCTACGCCACCTGGTTCACCAAGGCGATGGCACCCGACGAGGTGACGGGAACCGGGCGCTGGTCCTGGGCCGTGACCCTCTCCGCGCTGATCATCGCCTTCGCCGCTCCGGTGATCGGAGCCCGGGCGGATCGTCGTGCGAGCCGGAAGCGCTGGCTGGTGGGCCTGACCCTGACCTGCATCACGGCGACCGCCCTGCTCGGCCTGGTGGCGCCGCCCCGCTGGCTGCTGGCCCTGGGCCTGTTCGTGGCGGCCAACGTGGCCTACGAACTGGGGCAGGCGCTCTACAATGCCTTTCTCCCGGGCCTGGTGGACCGCCGGCGGCTCGGCCTGGTCTCCGGCATCGCCTGGGGCCTGGGTTACGCCGGCGGACTGCTGAGCCTGGTGTTCGGCCTGCTGCTTTGTGTGTGGCGGGTCGGCCCGATGGCCGCCTGGCTGCCGGACACCGACGGCTTCAACATCCGGGCCGCCAACCTGGTGGTGGCGGCGTGGTTCCTGCTGTTCAGCCTGCCCGCCCTGTTGCTGCTACCGGAGCCGGCTCCTCCCGACCCCCGGGCGGCGGCCTCTTTCCGCCAGCTCGGCGCCACCCTCCGGCGCCTGGCCGGCTACCGCCAGGCCATGCGCCTGCTGGTCGCCCGGCTGGTCTACAACGACGGCCTGGTGACGATCTTCGCCTTCGGCGGCATCTACGCGGCCGGCACCTTCGACATGTCGATGAGCGAGATCATCGGCTTCGGCATCACCCTGAACCTGGCCGCGGGCGCAGGAGCCCTCTTTTTCGGCATGATCGACGACCGGGTGGGCGGCAAGACCGTCATCGCCCTCTCCCTTGTCGGCCTGATCGGCGCGACGCTGATCGCCGCCATGGCCCCGACGAGGACCTGGCTCTGGGTGGGAGGGGTGGCCATCGGCCTGCTGGTCGGTCCCAACCAATCGGCCTCCCGCAGCCTGATGGCCCGCTTCGTGCCCCCGCCCCGCTCGGCGGAATTCTTCGGTCTGTACGCCTTCTCCGGCAAGCTGACATCCTTCGCCGGTCCCTTCCTGCTCGGTCGGCTGACAACCCTTGCCGGCAGCCAGCGGATAGGAGTCGCCTCGGTGCTGCTCTTCTTCGTCGCCGGGGGCTTGCTGCTGTGGAGAATCGACGAGGAAGCCGGCAAGCGGCAGGCCGAGCAGGAGGAAGCGCTGCTCCCCACCCGAATTTCCGGGGAGGAACCTCCGTGA
- a CDS encoding NAD(+)/NADH kinase has product MPQTETSTQVALFSKPHPDAPEVLARLARRLDERGFEVLADETTAESLGLSRSVSRERAAAQARLVVSVGGDGTLLASARAVGEALTPILGINLGSLGFLTETRCEEAEAVLDAALDGRAPIDSRRALQVVKDDLPAESVPLALNDVVLSKKHLARLFSLSLFVDDEWVADYRADGLIIATPTGSTAYNLAAGGPLLLPGVEALIVNPICPHSLSQRPLILPGSAKISICLADRQDNGSVQVTLDGQVGFPIEAGEKVSIVGASRPIRLLRPPGRSFFSVLRGKLGWGHP; this is encoded by the coding sequence GTGCCCCAGACTGAAACGTCCACCCAGGTGGCACTCTTCTCCAAACCCCACCCCGACGCTCCCGAGGTGCTCGCCCGCCTCGCCCGACGCCTGGACGAGCGGGGCTTCGAAGTGCTGGCCGATGAAACCACCGCGGAGTCCCTGGGCCTCAGCCGGTCGGTATCCCGGGAAAGGGCCGCGGCCCAGGCGCGGCTGGTGGTTTCCGTGGGCGGCGACGGCACCCTGCTCGCCTCGGCCCGTGCCGTCGGGGAGGCCCTGACTCCGATCCTGGGCATCAACCTCGGCTCCCTGGGCTTTCTCACCGAAACCCGCTGCGAGGAGGCCGAGGCGGTTCTCGACGCCGCCCTCGACGGTCGCGCTCCCATCGACTCGCGCCGGGCTCTGCAGGTGGTCAAGGACGACCTCCCCGCCGAGAGCGTTCCGCTGGCCCTCAACGACGTGGTGCTCTCGAAGAAGCACCTGGCCCGGCTGTTCAGTCTCTCCCTCTTCGTCGACGACGAGTGGGTGGCCGACTACCGGGCCGATGGCCTGATCATCGCCACGCCCACCGGCTCGACGGCCTACAACCTGGCCGCCGGCGGTCCCCTGCTGCTCCCCGGGGTCGAGGCCCTGATCGTCAACCCGATCTGCCCCCACAGCCTTTCCCAGCGCCCGCTGATCCTGCCGGGTTCGGCCAAGATCTCCATCTGCCTGGCCGACCGGCAGGACAACGGCAGCGTACAGGTGACCCTCGACGGCCAGGTGGGCTTCCCCATCGAGGCCGGGGAAAAGGTCTCGATCGTCGGAGCTTCCCGACCGATCCGCCTGCTCCGACCTCCCGGCCGTTCCTTCTTCTCGGTCCTGAGAGGCAAGCTGGGGTGGGGACATCCGTGA
- a CDS encoding TlyA family RNA methyltransferase codes for MSAADPPSRLDLALVSAGLAPSREKAQALILAGRVLVDGRPGTKAGQKIPAGATLTLKPGRLYASRAGAKLAGVLDPLAVEPRGLRCLDVGASTGGFTDVLLQRGAVHVTAVDVGKGLIDQRLREDPRVRVVEGVNARYLTPAMVEAPYDLVTADLSFISLTLVLDALLPLAPEGRLLAMVKPQFEVGRERVGPKGVVRDPATRAAAVEKVIRCLAARDWGILGLRASPVTGPKGNREVFVLTAAGPGLPPEALAGKIQEEVRRAPD; via the coding sequence ATGAGCGCCGCCGATCCGCCTTCCCGCCTGGACCTGGCCCTGGTGAGCGCCGGTCTGGCTCCCAGCCGCGAGAAAGCCCAGGCCCTGATCCTCGCCGGGCGCGTACTGGTCGACGGCCGGCCCGGCACCAAGGCGGGCCAGAAAATCCCCGCCGGCGCCACCCTGACCCTCAAACCCGGTCGCCTCTACGCTTCCCGCGCTGGAGCCAAGCTGGCGGGAGTCCTCGATCCACTGGCCGTCGAGCCCCGGGGCCTGCGCTGCCTGGACGTGGGCGCCTCCACGGGGGGATTTACCGACGTCCTGCTCCAGCGGGGAGCCGTCCACGTCACCGCCGTGGACGTGGGCAAGGGCCTGATCGACCAGCGCCTGAGGGAAGACCCCCGCGTGCGGGTGGTCGAAGGGGTCAACGCCCGCTACCTGACGCCCGCGATGGTGGAAGCCCCCTACGACCTGGTCACCGCCGACCTGTCGTTCATCTCCCTGACCCTCGTACTCGACGCCCTGCTGCCCCTGGCCCCTGAAGGGCGGCTGCTGGCCATGGTCAAGCCCCAGTTCGAGGTGGGGCGGGAACGGGTGGGCCCCAAGGGGGTGGTACGCGACCCCGCGACCCGGGCCGCCGCCGTCGAGAAGGTGATCCGCTGTCTCGCCGCCCGGGATTGGGGGATCCTAGGCCTGCGCGCCTCACCGGTGACCGGCCCCAAGGGCAACCGGGAGGTCTTCGTACTCACAGCCGCCGGCCCGGGCCTGCCCCCCGAGGCCCTGGCCGGAAAGATCCAGGAGGAGGTCCGTCGTGCCCCAGACTGA
- a CDS encoding polyprenyl synthetase family protein, with translation MSDSEPQRLVAAWREQIDRLLGPCVADRTDIPAPLREAMTHPLVAGGKRLRPLLVLAACRACGGTDAQALAPALAVEMIHTYSLVHDDLPAMDDDSLRRGKPTTHVVYGEAMAVLAGDALHTLAFETLSAADLPPERIARLVLTLARAAGGAGMAGGQALDLEAEGSTAVGEEQVAAIHRLKTGALLAASHRLGAEAAGATADLATEMEAIGAVIGLAFQIQDDVLDVTASTEELGKTAGKDAAVGKATWTAAVGLEEARRRARELMHQALARIDALPGATAPLTLLARLAIDRSK, from the coding sequence ATGAGCGACAGCGAGCCCCAGCGCCTCGTCGCCGCCTGGCGCGAGCAGATCGACCGACTTCTCGGACCCTGTGTCGCCGATCGCACCGATATTCCCGCGCCCCTGCGCGAGGCGATGACCCACCCCCTGGTCGCCGGCGGCAAGCGCCTGCGGCCGCTGCTCGTGCTGGCCGCCTGCCGAGCCTGCGGGGGCACCGACGCCCAGGCCCTGGCCCCGGCCCTGGCGGTGGAGATGATCCACACCTACAGCCTGGTCCACGACGACCTGCCCGCGATGGACGACGACAGCCTGCGGCGGGGCAAGCCCACCACCCACGTGGTCTACGGCGAGGCGATGGCGGTGCTGGCCGGGGATGCCCTGCACACCCTCGCCTTCGAGACGCTCTCGGCGGCGGACCTGCCCCCCGAACGCATCGCCCGCCTCGTGCTCACCCTCGCCCGCGCCGCGGGGGGTGCCGGCATGGCGGGGGGCCAGGCCCTCGACCTGGAGGCCGAGGGCTCCACCGCGGTCGGCGAAGAGCAGGTGGCCGCCATCCACCGGCTCAAGACCGGGGCCCTGCTGGCCGCGTCCCACCGCCTGGGCGCCGAGGCGGCGGGCGCCACGGCCGACCTGGCCACCGAGATGGAGGCCATCGGCGCGGTGATCGGCCTGGCCTTCCAGATTCAGGACGACGTGCTCGACGTGACGGCGAGCACCGAGGAGCTTGGCAAGACCGCCGGCAAGGATGCGGCGGTGGGCAAGGCGACCTGGACCGCCGCCGTGGGGCTCGAGGAAGCCCGCCGCCGGGCCCGGGAACTGATGCACCAGGCCCTGGCCCGCATCGACGCCCTGCCCGGGGCCACCGCTCCCCTCACCCTTCTCGCCCGCCTGGCCATCGATCGATCGAAATGA
- a CDS encoding exodeoxyribonuclease VII small subunit, translating into MTTSNKKAGRQEAPKAFDKALEKLEGIVAQLETGDLSLEKSLELFEQGVRLASQLDQRLGDAEMKVEMLLESTQGTHSVPFDPPEDDAP; encoded by the coding sequence GTGACGACATCCAACAAAAAAGCAGGCCGACAGGAAGCCCCCAAGGCCTTCGACAAGGCCCTCGAAAAGCTGGAAGGCATCGTCGCCCAACTGGAAACCGGCGATCTGTCCCTCGAAAAGAGCCTCGAACTCTTCGAACAGGGAGTCCGGCTGGCCAGTCAGCTCGACCAGCGACTGGGGGACGCCGAGATGAAGGTCGAGATGCTGCTCGAATCGACCCAGGGCACCCACAGCGTTCCCTTCGACCCTCCAGAGGACGACGCCCCATGA
- the xseA gene encoding exodeoxyribonuclease VII large subunit, which produces MRRAGPSSTGNDESPGSRLRPLSVWELNEGADALLADAFGALWVEGEITRFLAHRSGHWYFTLKDSRAAVSCAMFRGRNQRVKFRPADGQQVLVLATAGVYAAAGRYQLVVEAIEPRGAGAAALALAQLKKKLAAEGLFDPDRKKPLPGLPTHIALVTSPEGAAVRDVLRVLRRRFAGVRVTVCPCAVQGDAAPRDIVRALQRAAALEPDVVLLVRGGGSREDLAAFDDESVVRAVAACPVPLVSGIGHEIDTTLADLAADLRAATPSAAAEVVVRERAELRARVAEWLKALARAQRHHIHRRRLRLQHCSGSRGLHGVPLRLERLHMHLGEVQHRLERAVRRRVSDSRRALAETAERLSPRRMARDLAARRHQLAEALQALAQAERGVLAERRRRLLTLTSRAETLSPFAVLSRGYALVTADDRRLVRDAADLRAGQSLHLRFARGAARARVEEILPSPPPRRKPS; this is translated from the coding sequence GTGAGACGAGCAGGCCCGTCATCGACAGGCAACGACGAGTCGCCCGGCTCGCGGCTGCGCCCGCTGAGCGTTTGGGAGCTCAACGAAGGGGCCGACGCCCTGCTCGCCGATGCCTTCGGCGCCCTGTGGGTGGAAGGGGAGATCACCCGTTTTCTCGCCCATCGCTCGGGCCACTGGTACTTCACCCTCAAGGACTCCCGGGCCGCGGTTTCCTGTGCCATGTTCCGTGGCCGCAACCAGCGGGTGAAGTTCCGGCCCGCGGACGGGCAGCAGGTCCTGGTACTCGCCACGGCGGGAGTCTACGCCGCCGCCGGACGTTACCAGCTCGTGGTGGAAGCCATCGAGCCGAGGGGTGCCGGCGCGGCCGCCCTGGCCCTGGCCCAGTTGAAGAAGAAACTGGCGGCCGAAGGACTCTTCGACCCGGATCGCAAGAAGCCGCTGCCCGGGCTGCCCACCCACATCGCCCTGGTCACCTCGCCGGAAGGCGCGGCCGTGCGCGACGTGCTGCGGGTGCTGCGTCGACGTTTCGCCGGCGTGCGGGTGACGGTCTGCCCCTGCGCGGTGCAGGGCGATGCCGCCCCGCGGGACATCGTCCGGGCCCTCCAGCGCGCCGCCGCCCTCGAGCCGGACGTGGTGCTCCTGGTCCGGGGCGGCGGATCCCGGGAAGACCTGGCCGCCTTCGACGACGAGAGTGTCGTCCGGGCCGTGGCCGCCTGTCCGGTTCCCCTGGTCTCCGGCATCGGCCACGAGATCGACACGACCCTGGCCGACCTGGCGGCGGACTTGCGGGCCGCCACCCCCTCGGCGGCGGCGGAGGTCGTCGTGCGGGAGCGCGCCGAACTGCGGGCACGAGTCGCCGAGTGGCTCAAGGCCCTGGCCCGCGCCCAGCGCCACCACATCCATCGTCGCCGGCTGCGACTCCAGCACTGCTCGGGCTCTCGGGGCCTGCACGGCGTGCCGCTCCGCCTCGAACGGCTCCACATGCACCTGGGCGAAGTGCAGCATCGCCTCGAGCGGGCGGTCCGGCGGCGGGTGAGCGACTCCCGCCGGGCCCTGGCCGAGACCGCCGAGCGGCTCTCTCCCCGCCGCATGGCCAGAGACCTGGCCGCACGGCGGCACCAGCTGGCCGAGGCGCTGCAGGCGCTGGCCCAGGCCGAGCGGGGCGTTCTGGCCGAGCGAAGGCGGCGGCTGCTGACGCTGACCTCCCGGGCCGAAACCCTCTCGCCCTTCGCCGTGCTCTCCCGGGGCTACGCCCTGGTCACCGCCGACGACCGGCGCCTGGTACGGGACGCGGCCGATCTGCGCGCCGGCCAGAGCCTTCACCTGCGATTCGCCCGGGGCGCGGCCCGCGCCCGGGTCGAGGAAATCCTGCCCTCCCCTCCCCCCAGGAGGAAACCGTCGTGA
- a CDS encoding TIGR00282 family metallophosphoesterase, translating into MKLLAIGDVFGNPGRKAVMRWLPGLREESGADFVVVNVENIHAGRGADPASVRDVLLAGADCLTSGNHIWGHRSHAKLLEDERRLLRPANYPDPCPGRGVEIFPSAAGWKVAVINLQGRIFMPPVDDPFRAADEILDEVAGLADVRIVDFHAEATSEKLAMGRHLDSRVAAVFGTHTHVQTADARVLGGGTGFITDLGMTGPYESVIGMDTAAALARFRTGRPMRAAPAQEDPGLRGALFEIDPESGRCLGVERIQRGGGGH; encoded by the coding sequence TTGAAGCTCTTGGCCATCGGTGACGTGTTCGGCAACCCGGGCCGCAAGGCCGTGATGCGCTGGCTTCCGGGCCTGCGGGAGGAGAGCGGCGCGGATTTCGTCGTGGTCAACGTGGAAAACATCCATGCCGGGAGAGGCGCCGATCCGGCAAGCGTGCGGGACGTGCTGCTCGCGGGCGCCGACTGCCTGACGTCGGGAAACCACATCTGGGGCCACCGTTCCCACGCCAAGTTGCTCGAAGACGAGCGCCGCCTGCTGCGTCCGGCCAACTACCCCGACCCCTGCCCGGGAAGGGGCGTCGAAATCTTCCCTTCGGCAGCCGGCTGGAAGGTGGCCGTGATCAATCTCCAGGGCCGGATCTTCATGCCCCCGGTCGACGATCCCTTCCGCGCCGCCGACGAGATCCTCGATGAAGTGGCCGGCCTGGCCGATGTGCGGATCGTCGACTTCCACGCGGAGGCCACCTCCGAAAAGCTGGCCATGGGCCGGCATCTCGATTCACGGGTGGCGGCCGTGTTCGGCACGCACACCCATGTTCAGACCGCAGACGCCCGGGTGCTTGGCGGAGGCACGGGTTTCATCACCGACCTGGGCATGACCGGCCCCTACGAATCGGTGATCGGGATGGACACGGCCGCCGCGCTGGCCCGTTTCCGCACCGGTCGGCCCATGCGCGCCGCCCCCGCCCAGGAAGATCCTGGCCTGCGGGGCGCCCTCTTTGAAATCGACCCCGAAAGCGGCCGCTGCCTGGGAGTCGAACGCATCCAGCGTGGCGGCGGAGGCCACTAG